The Pseudomonas allokribbensis genome has a window encoding:
- a CDS encoding DegT/DnrJ/EryC1/StrS family aminotransferase, whose product MSQLPFLPFSKPVIDEATIAAVGDVLRSGWITSGPKVQAFEAQLSEYFGGRPVRTFNSGTCTMEIALRIAGIGPGDEVITTPISWVATANVILEVGATPVFADIDPVTRNIDLDRLEAAITPRTKAIIPVYLAGLPVDMERLYAIAKKHNLRIVEDAAQALGSSWNGQRIGATGDFVSFSFQANKNVTCSEGGCLVLNTPEEVRLAEKYRLQGVTRTGFDGLDVDVLGGKFNMTDVAAVIGLGQFAHIEALTAHRQELARHYFKCFGDDFEATYGAQLPPADFTNSNWHLFQLVLPERKDGLPARATFMEQMQALGVGIGYHYPPIHLLSLYRERGFKEGMLPVAERVGRLIVSLPMFTTMTKADVERSVAAVKAVLGNA is encoded by the coding sequence ATGAGCCAACTGCCGTTTCTGCCGTTTTCCAAACCTGTCATCGATGAAGCCACCATTGCCGCCGTCGGCGATGTCCTGCGTTCCGGCTGGATCACCAGCGGGCCGAAGGTCCAGGCCTTCGAGGCGCAACTGTCGGAATATTTCGGCGGGCGCCCGGTACGCACGTTCAACTCCGGCACCTGCACCATGGAAATCGCCCTGCGCATCGCCGGCATCGGCCCGGGGGACGAAGTGATCACCACGCCGATTTCCTGGGTGGCCACGGCCAACGTGATTCTTGAGGTGGGGGCCACACCGGTGTTCGCCGACATCGACCCGGTCACCCGCAACATCGACCTGGATCGACTGGAAGCGGCCATCACCCCGCGCACCAAGGCGATCATCCCGGTCTATCTCGCCGGGTTGCCGGTGGACATGGAGCGCCTGTACGCCATCGCCAAAAAACACAACCTGCGCATCGTCGAAGACGCCGCGCAGGCACTCGGTTCGAGCTGGAACGGCCAGCGCATCGGTGCCACCGGTGATTTCGTGTCGTTCAGCTTCCAGGCCAACAAGAACGTGACCTGCTCCGAAGGCGGATGCCTGGTGCTGAATACGCCGGAAGAAGTGCGTCTGGCAGAGAAATATCGCCTGCAAGGCGTCACCCGCACCGGGTTCGACGGTCTGGATGTCGATGTGCTGGGTGGCAAGTTCAACATGACCGATGTGGCGGCCGTCATCGGCCTCGGGCAGTTCGCCCACATCGAAGCGCTGACCGCCCATCGTCAGGAACTGGCTCGCCACTACTTCAAATGCTTTGGCGACGACTTCGAAGCCACGTATGGCGCGCAACTGCCACCTGCCGACTTCACCAACAGCAACTGGCACCTGTTCCAGCTGGTGTTGCCGGAGCGCAAGGACGGCTTGCCGGCGCGGGCCACGTTCATGGAGCAGATGCAGGCGCTGGGCGTCGGCATCGGCTATCACTACCCGCCGATCCACCTGCTGAGCCTGTACCGCGAGCGCGGTTTCAAGGAAGGGATGTTGCCGGTGGCCGAGCGCGTCGGGCGGCTGATTGTGTCGTTGCCGATGTTCACCACCATGACCAAGGCAGATGTCGAGCGCTCGGTGGCGGCGGTCAAAGCGGTACTGGGCAACGCCTGA
- the gcvH gene encoding glycine cleavage system protein GcvH — protein MSNIPAELRFAESHEWARLEADGTVTVGISDHAQEALGDVVFVELTEVGNKFAAEDQAGVVESVKAASDIYSPIAGEVIAVNEELSASPELLNSDPYGAWIFKLKPDNAADLEKLLDAAGYKAAIGE, from the coding sequence ATGAGCAACATCCCAGCCGAACTGCGTTTTGCCGAAAGTCATGAATGGGCGCGCCTGGAAGCCGATGGCACCGTCACCGTGGGCATCAGCGATCACGCGCAGGAAGCGCTGGGTGATGTGGTGTTCGTCGAGCTGACGGAAGTGGGTAACAAGTTTGCAGCTGAAGATCAGGCCGGTGTGGTGGAGTCGGTGAAAGCCGCTTCCGACATTTATTCGCCGATTGCCGGTGAAGTGATCGCTGTCAACGAAGAACTGAGCGCCTCGCCGGAACTGCTGAACTCCGACCCTTACGGCGCGTGGATCTTCAAACTCAAGCCAGATAACGCTGCGGACCTGGAAAAGCTGCTCGACGCTGCCGGCTACAAAGCCGCCATCGGCGAATAA